The Sulfitobacter guttiformis genome contains a region encoding:
- a CDS encoding beta-ketoacyl-[acyl-carrier-protein] synthase family protein: MRRVVITGAGTVNALGHSVAETMAAMREGVCGICPLDVRDVERLQIQIGGQVKGFDPEALFSRQHRSLYDRFTQFTMIAAREAIAQSGLTFTEALADTSGVVLGTAGGGIGTTDDNYRAVYEEGKNRVHPFVVPRLMNNAAAAHVSMEWNLRGPSYTVSTACASSNHAMAQAFAMIRSGMSDVMVTGGSEAMLCFGGVKAWEGLRVMSRDACRPFSLGRNGMVQGEGAGIFVFEDYEHARARGAEILCEVAGFAMTSDASDIVMPSKDGAVRAMKGALRDANIDATKVGYINAHGTGTAANDKTECSAVREVFGGHADNLMISSTKSMHGHLIGGTGAVEVLACIMALRDGVIAPTIGHIAPDPECALDVVPNTARDAKVEVALSNAFAFGGMNAVIALRNI; this comes from the coding sequence ATGAGGCGCGTTGTCATAACAGGCGCTGGCACGGTCAACGCGCTGGGGCATTCGGTGGCCGAGACAATGGCAGCAATGCGCGAAGGGGTCTGCGGGATCTGCCCCTTGGATGTACGCGATGTAGAGCGGCTGCAAATCCAGATCGGCGGGCAGGTCAAAGGGTTTGATCCGGAGGCGCTTTTCAGCCGGCAGCATCGATCCCTTTATGACCGGTTTACCCAATTCACAATGATCGCTGCCCGCGAAGCGATTGCGCAGTCGGGCCTGACCTTCACGGAGGCGCTGGCTGATACATCCGGCGTTGTGCTGGGCACAGCGGGCGGCGGCATTGGCACTACCGATGATAACTACCGTGCTGTCTATGAAGAGGGTAAAAACCGCGTACATCCCTTTGTTGTGCCGCGCCTTATGAACAACGCCGCTGCTGCGCATGTCAGCATGGAGTGGAACCTGCGAGGCCCCAGCTATACCGTGTCTACTGCTTGCGCCTCCTCGAACCATGCCATGGCACAAGCCTTTGCCATGATCCGCTCGGGCATGTCGGATGTGATGGTTACCGGTGGATCAGAAGCGATGTTGTGCTTTGGCGGTGTAAAAGCATGGGAAGGATTGCGCGTCATGTCGCGCGATGCATGCCGTCCTTTCTCGCTTGGGCGTAATGGTATGGTGCAGGGCGAAGGGGCAGGGATATTCGTGTTCGAAGATTACGAGCATGCCCGCGCCCGCGGCGCAGAAATCCTGTGCGAGGTTGCAGGATTTGCGATGACATCTGATGCATCCGACATCGTCATGCCGTCAAAAGACGGCGCTGTACGGGCCATGAAAGGTGCGCTGAGGGACGCAAATATTGATGCGACGAAAGTAGGCTATATCAACGCCCATGGCACCGGTACGGCGGCGAACGATAAAACCGAATGCTCCGCTGTGAGAGAGGTTTTCGGGGGGCATGCAGACAACCTGATGATCAGCTCGACCAAGTCTATGCATGGCCACCTGATCGGCGGCACTGGCGCGGTGGAGGTGCTCGCTTGCATTATGGCGTTGCGCGATGGTGTGATCGCGCCCACGATCGGCCATATCGCACCCGACCCTGAATGCGCACTCGATGTTGTGCCAAACACGGCACGCGATGCAAAAGTGGAGGTTGCCCTCAGCAACGCTTTTGCTTTTGGCGGCATGAATGCTGTGATCGCTCTGCGCAATATCTGA
- a CDS encoding invasion associated locus B family protein encodes MTKFLTALPLFAALTVLVPAAAFAQTATPPAADGAITVTETEAPETGETKTEDLLSLGEDANAAPAANPEPVVGQPYTREVIGSWEMRCLKAEEGEEPCQMYQLMNDGENVPVAEVSLFRLPDGGKAVAGATIIVPLETALTQQLTLSIDGGKARRYPYAFCNPVGCYVRLGLTAEDIAAFKRGKQATMTIVPALAPDQKVALTLSLAGFTASYDKVSVLDQ; translated from the coding sequence ATGACAAAATTTTTGACGGCTCTGCCACTTTTTGCAGCTCTGACTGTATTGGTACCAGCCGCAGCTTTCGCGCAGACCGCAACGCCACCCGCAGCCGATGGCGCGATAACGGTCACTGAAACCGAAGCGCCAGAGACCGGAGAGACGAAAACCGAGGATTTGCTTAGCCTTGGCGAGGATGCGAATGCCGCACCTGCTGCGAACCCCGAGCCGGTCGTGGGTCAGCCCTATACCCGCGAAGTCATTGGATCGTGGGAAATGCGCTGTCTCAAAGCCGAAGAAGGTGAAGAGCCCTGCCAGATGTATCAGTTGATGAACGATGGCGAGAATGTTCCGGTTGCCGAAGTATCGCTGTTCCGTTTGCCTGATGGCGGCAAAGCGGTCGCTGGTGCGACGATTATCGTTCCACTTGAAACCGCATTGACCCAGCAGCTCACCCTCTCGATCGACGGAGGCAAGGCGCGCCGCTATCCGTATGCATTCTGTAATCCTGTCGGCTGTTATGTGCGCTTGGGTTTGACTGCCGAAGACATCGCTGCATTCAAGCGCGGCAAACAGGCGACGATGACAATTGTTCCGGCGCTAGCGCCAGATCAGAAGGTGGCGCTGACGCTGTCGCTCGCTGGATTTACCGCATCATACGATAAGGTTTCTGTTCTGGACCAGTAA
- a CDS encoding helicase HerA-like domain-containing protein has product MIVSSDLLMGGGGPDYGTQQFLSLKYANRHGLVAGATGTGKTVTLQIMAEGFSKAGVPVFLSDVKGDLSGLAIAGDPTHKLHTPFTERAQKIGLTDFGYEAFPVTFWDMFGEQGHPVRTTVSEMGPLLLGQLLGLTDAQEGILNIAFRLADEDGMALLDLKDLQALLVWIGENAKDLSLRYGNVSTASVGAIQRSLLVLENQGGTKLFGEPALALSDLMRTDTNGRGMINILASDKLMGAPKLYSTFLLWLLSELFEELPEVGDPDKPKLVFFFDEAHLLFDGAPKALIDKVEQVARLIRSKGVGVYFISQNPADVPEDILGQLGNRVQHALRAFTAKDQKELRLAAQTYRNNPSFSTEEAIREVGVGEAVTSMLQPKGVPGIVERTLIRPPSSQLGPITAEQRKTLMATSGMAGKYDTPLDRESAFETLRGRAETAAAEAQAAEAAIAKAEEEAKAAKTAQADTPSLRDFKQARRYAGKNTSNTATRTSSRRSSGTDGIGGAIADVFLKELKGTTGRRIVRGILGGLFKGR; this is encoded by the coding sequence ATGATTGTGAGTTCTGATCTTTTAATGGGCGGCGGTGGTCCCGACTATGGCACGCAGCAATTTTTGTCGCTCAAATATGCCAACCGCCACGGGCTGGTTGCGGGGGCAACGGGCACGGGTAAAACCGTCACACTCCAGATCATGGCCGAAGGCTTTTCAAAAGCCGGCGTACCGGTTTTTTTATCGGACGTGAAAGGCGATCTTAGTGGTCTGGCTATTGCGGGCGATCCTACGCATAAACTTCACACACCCTTCACCGAACGGGCACAAAAGATTGGCCTGACGGATTTCGGATACGAGGCCTTTCCCGTCACGTTTTGGGACATGTTCGGTGAGCAGGGGCATCCCGTGCGGACTACCGTCTCGGAAATGGGACCGCTGTTGCTGGGTCAGCTTCTTGGCCTCACGGATGCACAAGAGGGGATATTGAACATTGCATTCCGCCTCGCCGACGAAGACGGAATGGCACTGCTTGATCTCAAGGATCTACAGGCGCTACTGGTCTGGATAGGAGAGAATGCAAAGGATCTGTCGCTTCGCTACGGGAACGTTTCGACCGCCTCCGTGGGTGCCATCCAGCGCAGTCTGCTGGTACTGGAAAACCAAGGCGGGACCAAGTTGTTTGGCGAGCCTGCGCTTGCTTTGTCGGATCTCATGCGCACCGATACAAACGGGCGGGGCATGATCAATATTCTTGCCTCAGACAAGCTAATGGGCGCGCCCAAACTCTATTCCACCTTTCTGTTGTGGCTATTGTCAGAACTCTTCGAGGAGTTGCCCGAAGTGGGTGATCCTGACAAACCCAAACTGGTCTTTTTCTTCGACGAGGCGCATTTGCTCTTTGACGGTGCCCCCAAAGCACTGATCGACAAAGTCGAGCAGGTCGCCCGCTTGATCCGCTCGAAAGGGGTCGGTGTCTACTTTATTAGTCAGAACCCCGCCGACGTGCCGGAGGATATTTTAGGACAGCTTGGCAACCGTGTGCAGCATGCCTTGCGCGCCTTTACCGCAAAAGACCAAAAGGAATTGCGACTGGCCGCCCAAACCTACCGCAACAATCCCTCCTTCAGCACTGAAGAGGCGATCCGCGAGGTAGGTGTCGGCGAGGCAGTTACATCCATGCTCCAGCCAAAAGGTGTTCCGGGAATTGTTGAGCGCACGCTTATCCGCCCGCCGTCATCGCAATTGGGGCCTATCACCGCCGAGCAGCGAAAGACGTTGATGGCAACCAGTGGTATGGCAGGCAAATATGACACGCCTCTTGACCGTGAAAGCGCCTTTGAGACACTGCGCGGACGCGCCGAGACCGCCGCAGCCGAGGCGCAAGCGGCCGAAGCCGCAATCGCTAAGGCCGAGGAAGAAGCAAAGGCGGCCAAAACTGCGCAAGCCGACACACCCTCTCTACGTGATTTCAAACAGGCCCGCCGCTACGCCGGAAAAAACACTTCCAACACCGCTACGCGCACGTCAAGTCGGCGATCGTCAGGCACCGATGGCATCGGAGGTGCCATTGCGGACGTATTCCTCAAGGAGCTCAAAGGTACCACAGGCCGCCGTATCGTACGGGGCATTTTGGGCGGGTTGTTCAAAGGCCGCTAA
- a CDS encoding branched-chain amino acid ABC transporter permease — protein sequence MTDTVKNTALFALVFGLIIISGFFQGWNNAMFIVNMGLISAVMAIGVNLQWGFAGLFNVGVMGFVALGGLAAVLVGMPATPGAFSAGGLGVVVALLLGAATIIAAVIVYRRMAAGRNRNLAITAILIFGFFVFRGFLDPSVSAIESVNPAATGYLGGLNPGSQDTYRDNGWIMLIAWPVGGLFAAAAAWMIGKAALGLRSDYLAIATLGIAEIIIAVMKNEDWLTRGVKNVVGVPRPVPYELDLQNSAAFVERAASLGFDPVEGSTIWVKLLYAVLFAIVLGIIFWLSQRALNSPWGRMLRAIRDNEVAAEAMGKDVTARHLQVFILGSAVCGIAGAMMTTLDGQLTPGSYQPLRFTFLIWVMVIVGGSGSNLGAILGGFLIWFLWVQVEPIGLFVMDIITSGMSDDSWLRAHLIDSAAQMRLMTMGVIMILVLRFSPRGLIPEK from the coding sequence ATGACCGACACTGTAAAAAATACAGCGCTGTTTGCGCTGGTCTTTGGACTCATCATCATTTCCGGTTTCTTCCAGGGCTGGAACAACGCAATGTTCATCGTGAACATGGGTTTGATTTCTGCGGTGATGGCAATTGGCGTAAACCTTCAATGGGGTTTTGCTGGATTATTCAATGTGGGCGTGATGGGGTTTGTCGCGCTTGGCGGATTGGCGGCCGTACTGGTGGGCATGCCAGCAACACCCGGAGCATTTAGCGCAGGCGGTCTCGGTGTTGTCGTAGCGCTGCTGCTGGGTGCAGCGACAATTATCGCGGCGGTTATCGTTTACAGGCGGATGGCTGCAGGGCGTAACCGAAACCTTGCTATTACTGCGATCCTGATTTTCGGATTTTTTGTATTCCGCGGATTTCTGGACCCGAGTGTTTCTGCCATCGAGAGCGTAAACCCTGCGGCGACCGGATACCTTGGCGGGCTTAACCCCGGATCTCAGGATACGTACCGCGACAACGGGTGGATCATGCTGATCGCCTGGCCTGTTGGTGGCTTGTTTGCCGCTGCGGCAGCATGGATGATCGGGAAAGCGGCACTGGGCCTGCGGTCTGACTACCTTGCGATTGCAACGCTCGGTATTGCCGAAATCATCATCGCCGTCATGAAAAATGAAGATTGGCTGACACGGGGGGTCAAGAACGTGGTCGGCGTACCGCGCCCTGTTCCCTACGAGCTGGACTTGCAGAATTCGGCGGCCTTCGTCGAACGAGCTGCGTCACTCGGGTTCGATCCGGTTGAAGGATCGACGATCTGGGTAAAGCTCCTTTATGCAGTGCTGTTCGCGATTGTTCTGGGTATTATTTTCTGGCTGAGCCAACGGGCGCTGAACTCTCCTTGGGGGCGTATGCTGCGGGCGATCCGCGACAATGAGGTGGCGGCCGAGGCCATGGGCAAAGACGTGACAGCGCGTCACTTGCAGGTGTTCATTCTGGGGTCTGCCGTTTGCGGGATTGCCGGCGCAATGATGACGACCCTTGATGGACAGCTCACTCCCGGCAGCTACCAGCCGTTGCGCTTTACCTTCCTGATCTGGGTGATGGTGATTGTAGGTGGTTCAGGAAGCAACCTTGGCGCAATCCTTGGCGGCTTCCTGATTTGGTTCTTGTGGGTTCAGGTAGAGCCGATCGGTCTGTTTGTTATGGACATCATCACCTCCGGTATGTCCGACGACAGCTGGTTGCGGGCGCATCTGATCGACAGTGCGGCGCAAATGCGCCTCATGACCATGGGTGTGATCATGATCCTTGTCCTGCGCTTCAGTCCACGCGGATTGATACCGGAAAAGTAG
- a CDS encoding branched-chain amino acid ABC transporter permease: MDFLNAIVALANYVLIPGIAYGSQLAIGALGVTLVYGILRFSNFAHGDTMAFGTMITILLTWWMQSVGINLGPLPTALLALPFGILGCIGLVLITDRVVYRFYRVQKAKPVILVIVSMGVMFVMNGIVRFIIGPDDQNFSDGSRFIISARDFKTMTGLDEGLGIRTTQVITVVTAIVVVAALFWFLNKTRAGKSMRAYSDNEDLALLSGINPERVVMMTWIIVAALATIAGTLYGLDKSFKPFTYFQLLLPIFASAVVGGIGSPLGAIAGGFVIAFSEVTITYAWKLVLGYMMPEGLEPSSLVQLMSTDYKFAVSFVILLIVLLFKPTGLFKGQSTT, from the coding sequence ATGGATTTTCTCAACGCAATCGTCGCACTTGCGAATTACGTGCTGATCCCTGGCATTGCCTATGGCAGCCAACTGGCAATCGGCGCGTTGGGCGTAACGCTGGTGTACGGCATTCTGCGGTTCTCTAACTTTGCCCATGGCGATACGATGGCCTTTGGCACAATGATCACCATTCTGCTGACATGGTGGATGCAATCGGTGGGGATCAACCTCGGGCCGTTGCCTACTGCGCTACTCGCCCTGCCCTTTGGAATATTGGGCTGTATTGGTCTGGTGCTGATTACGGACCGGGTCGTCTACCGCTTTTACCGCGTGCAAAAGGCCAAGCCGGTTATTCTGGTAATCGTCTCGATGGGTGTGATGTTTGTGATGAACGGTATCGTGCGGTTTATCATCGGGCCGGACGACCAAAACTTTTCCGACGGGTCGCGTTTCATTATCTCAGCGCGGGATTTCAAGACGATGACCGGCCTTGATGAAGGTTTGGGCATTCGCACCACGCAGGTGATCACCGTTGTAACAGCAATTGTTGTGGTGGCCGCGCTTTTTTGGTTCCTCAACAAGACGCGGGCGGGAAAATCCATGCGCGCTTATTCCGACAATGAGGATCTGGCGTTGCTGTCGGGGATCAACCCCGAGCGTGTCGTGATGATGACATGGATCATCGTGGCCGCGCTAGCAACTATTGCCGGCACGCTTTACGGCTTGGACAAGTCGTTCAAGCCTTTCACCTACTTCCAGCTTCTGCTCCCGATATTTGCCTCTGCGGTTGTGGGGGGGATCGGTAGCCCGCTGGGAGCTATCGCCGGCGGTTTTGTCATAGCGTTTTCGGAAGTTACCATCACATACGCCTGGAAGCTGGTCCTGGGATATATGATGCCCGAAGGGTTGGAGCCTTCCAGCCTCGTACAGTTGATGTCTACAGATTATAAATTCGCCGTAAGCTTTGTGATCTTGCTGATCGTGCTTTTGTTCAAGCCTACGGGCCTCTTTAAAGGGCAGTCCACAACATGA
- a CDS encoding ABC transporter ATP-binding protein, whose protein sequence is MSDPYGDRGNKDLSVGNPKGQGSIMPKASGKTHASPGGPFLIGDTMTGGYGKGPDILHGCTISVDKGEIAVIVGPNGAGKSTAMKAVFGMLDVRSGSVKLDGEDITGLSPQARVSKGMGFVPQTSNIFTSMTVEENLEMGAFIRRDDYRDTIAQIYDLFPILKDKRYQAAGELSGGQRQQVAVGRALMTKPKVLMLDEPTAGVSPIVMDELFDRIIEVARTGIPILMVEQNARQALEIADKGYVLVQGANAFTGTGKELLADPEVRKSFLGG, encoded by the coding sequence ATGAGCGATCCATACGGCGACCGCGGTAACAAAGATCTCTCGGTGGGTAACCCCAAGGGGCAAGGATCGATCATGCCAAAAGCAAGTGGTAAGACACATGCTTCACCTGGTGGTCCTTTCCTGATTGGCGACACCATGACCGGCGGGTATGGCAAAGGTCCAGACATCCTGCACGGCTGTACGATTTCTGTCGATAAGGGTGAGATTGCCGTGATTGTTGGTCCTAACGGTGCTGGCAAATCCACCGCGATGAAGGCCGTTTTTGGCATGCTTGATGTGCGGTCAGGCTCCGTCAAGCTTGATGGTGAGGATATTACCGGTCTGAGCCCGCAAGCGCGTGTGAGCAAGGGGATGGGGTTTGTGCCGCAGACCTCGAACATCTTTACGTCCATGACCGTGGAAGAAAACCTCGAAATGGGCGCATTTATCCGCCGCGACGATTACCGCGATACGATCGCGCAAATTTATGACCTCTTCCCGATTCTGAAAGACAAACGCTATCAGGCGGCGGGCGAGCTATCAGGTGGCCAGCGCCAACAGGTGGCAGTTGGTCGCGCGCTGATGACGAAGCCCAAAGTATTGATGCTCGACGAGCCGACAGCGGGTGTGTCCCCCATCGTGATGGACGAGCTGTTTGACCGGATCATCGAAGTGGCCCGTACAGGCATCCCGATCCTGATGGTAGAGCAGAACGCCCGACAAGCCCTTGAGATTGCCGACAAAGGCTATGTTCTGGTTCAGGGTGCGAATGCCTTTACAGGCACGGGCAAAGAACTGCTGGCCGATCCTGAAGTGCGCAAATCGTTTTTGGGGGGGTGA
- a CDS encoding ABC transporter ATP-binding protein yields the protein MIVVDGLHKHFGGFHAVDGASLTIEEGSITGLIGPNGAGKTTLFNVIAGVLQPTSGRVMMAGEDITGLPPHTLFHKGLLRTFQIAHEFHSMTCRENLMMVPGGQSGETLWNTWFGRKRIADEERALRAKADEVLEFLTVEHLADQKAGQISGGQKKLLELGRTMMVDAKIVFLDEVGAGVNRTLLNTIGDAILRLNKERGYTFVVIEHDMDFIGRLCDPVICMAEGRVLATGTLPEIKANEQVIEAYLGTGLKNKEQVGA from the coding sequence ATGATCGTCGTCGACGGTTTACACAAGCATTTCGGGGGCTTTCACGCCGTTGATGGCGCAAGCCTCACGATTGAAGAAGGCTCTATCACTGGTCTCATCGGCCCGAATGGCGCAGGTAAGACTACTCTTTTCAATGTGATAGCAGGCGTTCTTCAACCGACATCGGGTCGGGTGATGATGGCGGGCGAGGATATCACCGGCTTGCCGCCGCACACGTTGTTTCACAAGGGGCTCCTCCGGACGTTCCAGATCGCACACGAGTTCCACTCTATGACGTGTCGCGAGAACCTGATGATGGTCCCCGGCGGTCAATCGGGCGAGACCCTTTGGAACACATGGTTTGGCCGCAAGCGCATTGCAGACGAAGAACGCGCCCTTCGCGCAAAAGCGGACGAGGTTCTGGAATTTCTGACTGTCGAGCATTTGGCGGACCAGAAGGCCGGCCAGATATCGGGCGGCCAGAAGAAACTGCTCGAACTGGGGCGCACCATGATGGTGGACGCCAAGATCGTATTTCTCGACGAGGTGGGCGCTGGTGTGAACAGGACCCTTCTCAACACAATAGGTGACGCCATCCTGCGCCTCAACAAAGAGCGCGGCTATACTTTCGTCGTGATCGAACATGACATGGATTTCATCGGACGCCTGTGTGATCCGGTGATCTGTATGGCCGAAGGTCGCGTGCTGGCCACTGGCACCCTGCCCGAGATCAAAGCAAACGAGCAAGTTATCGAGGCTTATCTCGGCACGGGCCTCAAGAACAAAGAACAGGTGGGCGCATGA
- a CDS encoding ABC transporter substrate-binding protein yields MKKMLMATTAAALVATGAFADGHSKEVKIGIHFGFTGPIESLTGHMADGAELAIKEVSDSGMLLDGMTAVGMRVDSGCIDNGLAVSNGERLIADGVAGIVGSDCSGVTGAVLQNVAIPNGMVMISPSATSPGLTTMEDNGLFFRTSPSDAREGEVMAEILNERGVKSIALTYTNNDYGKGLADAIESSFKAIGGEVTIVAAHEDGKADYSAEVGALASAGGDILVVAGYLDQGGAGIIKAALDAGAWEQFGLPGGMIGEALPANIGPDLNGSYGQIAGSEGPGIEAFTKMSEEAGFLGASPYTPESYDAAALLLLAMQAAGSVDPAVYKEKILDVANAPGEKIYPGELAKALELIKAGTDIDYVGASAVELIGPGESAGTYRMIEVQDGVNATVGFK; encoded by the coding sequence ATGAAAAAGATGCTTATGGCCACAACGGCTGCAGCACTCGTAGCCACAGGCGCATTCGCCGACGGCCACTCTAAAGAAGTTAAAATTGGTATTCACTTCGGCTTTACCGGCCCGATTGAATCGCTGACAGGTCACATGGCCGATGGTGCCGAACTGGCCATCAAAGAAGTGTCGGACAGCGGCATGCTGCTTGATGGTATGACGGCTGTTGGCATGCGTGTCGATTCCGGTTGTATCGACAATGGTCTTGCGGTTTCCAACGGCGAGCGTTTGATCGCTGATGGCGTTGCGGGCATCGTTGGCTCCGACTGTTCCGGTGTTACAGGTGCGGTATTGCAGAACGTCGCCATTCCAAACGGCATGGTCATGATTTCACCTTCCGCCACCTCCCCTGGTCTGACCACCATGGAAGACAACGGCCTGTTCTTCCGCACATCCCCATCCGATGCGCGTGAAGGCGAAGTTATGGCAGAGATCCTGAATGAGCGTGGCGTAAAGTCCATCGCGCTGACCTATACCAATAACGACTACGGCAAAGGTCTGGCGGACGCGATTGAATCTTCGTTCAAGGCGATCGGTGGCGAAGTGACCATCGTTGCAGCGCATGAGGACGGCAAAGCGGATTACTCTGCTGAAGTTGGCGCATTGGCATCTGCAGGTGGTGATATCCTTGTGGTTGCAGGCTACCTTGACCAAGGTGGTGCGGGCATCATCAAAGCTGCACTCGATGCTGGCGCATGGGAGCAGTTCGGCCTGCCCGGCGGTATGATCGGTGAAGCACTGCCGGCAAACATCGGCCCCGATCTGAACGGCTCTTACGGCCAGATCGCAGGCTCGGAAGGTCCAGGCATCGAGGCATTTACAAAGATGTCCGAAGAAGCAGGGTTCCTCGGCGCGTCACCCTATACACCAGAAAGCTATGATGCGGCTGCGCTCCTGTTGCTTGCCATGCAGGCGGCAGGATCGGTTGATCCAGCAGTTTACAAAGAGAAAATTCTCGATGTTGCAAACGCACCTGGCGAGAAAATCTATCCTGGCGAACTGGCAAAAGCTCTTGAGCTGATCAAAGCCGGAACAGATATCGACTATGTCGGTGCCTCGGCTGTGGAACTGATCGGACCGGGTGAATCTGCGGGCACCTACCGGATGATCGAAGTGCAAGACGGCGTGAACGCCACTGTCGGCTTTAAGTAA